One Dioscorea cayenensis subsp. rotundata cultivar TDr96_F1 chromosome 19, TDr96_F1_v2_PseudoChromosome.rev07_lg8_w22 25.fasta, whole genome shotgun sequence genomic window, CAGATCATAAACTTCTAGCCAAACCCTAAAACCATCATATCTTGGAAGAAAAGTATCAGACTAAACCAAATTTCACAATTAGAACCTAAATCAAAGACAAAACACCAGAAAACCATAACAATCCAAAATTGCTAacatcaaagaaattaaataagaaaaaaccaGCAACTCAGCAACTCAAACAAGATAAACAAACCAGTACCAAACCATCACAACAGATATTCAACAAAAGTACTTTTAAgctaaatttaaagtaaaacaaTCAATTATTCCATCAAGAAACGACGAAAACAAGCGATCACATCATCGATGAACGCAACCCTTTGTGTGAATCTTTGCCGTGGCTTCGAACTTACCGAATAAAGATCAAAGTAAACCAAATCAAAGacaaataagagagagaggaaaaagaaaaaggatgctGAGGGTTTTACAGATCAGAAGAAGAGCAAGAACAACCTGGGAAGATCGTGAGGGTTTCTTGGTTCCTCAAAAGCGAAAAACCAAAGTTTTAGGTTATGATCCTTTTTGTTTGTGCTGTTCCTCTTGAATATATCTCTTGAAACCAGGTGCCATCGTGTTCGATCTTATCCCGAGACGAAATGGACGGTGGATTAGAGGTTGATTCACTTCAATGGACAAGATGCGCTGGGATTATATGTGGAAAGTGAagttggatttttattttttattttattattatttgttttaaggAAAGAGAGTTTTCCATGTGGCAAGAatgttagaaaaattaaaaaaaaaatgaatttgttattttttggttaaaaaattaatatacatatatatattgagagaagCCAAAAAAacgtgttttttattttttagaatgaTTCGGCATGCGCACAGTGAGCCGATAATGATTTGTCCATGCCTCTCACCTGACCAATACAAGAATTGAGTTGCAAATCTACACCCTCAGTCAAAGACTCCGGGAACCATTGGGTCTAATGTATTTCAAacttaaacaaagaaaatttaacaaatcaaatttttggcAGGACAAATGCTGTTTGACTAAAGATCCTTTGGCATATAAAACATGGATCGATATGTTCTTTCATTAAAAGAGAAAGATGAAGGGGAAAATAAGTTACTAGTACAGAAAAGAGTCTTTCAGTCAAAAATTTTGCCATCAATTTGAGGtgacaaacaaaacaaagatgaatttAGCGCCGTTTGGAGGAAGGAAGCAGGCAGTCATACATTCCACCCAAACGAGAAGTTACAGCGAGTTTGTACTCTGTTTTCAATTCTGGCTTGGCTAGATCAACAATATCTTGTCTCAAACTGCAAGACAACGCAATCATCAGTTTGCCCTGCCGTGTTTGATTCCCAGTTTTGAAAAATGATCATTTGAGTTAACAACAAACCTTAACCATTCACCGGTTTCTTTCGCGTGTCTCTCTACCGCTTTGAACAATCGATCCAAGCTATACAGCAGCAATCCGAACATGCATTTCGATTCTTCCACCTGTAAAAGGAAAAGGCAGGGTGATTGATTGTGCGAGGATTGCTCTTTCTGTAAATGATCTCGGAGTCATTACCTGAATGATTTATGGTATGTTTACAATAATATCACAGGAACAACAGAAGTCAATATTACAAACAACaatgatttgagttttgatagTTGTATAGAGTTTAAAAGACTGCCTAGAATCATTGTTTTGATTAGATCTGCATAAGCTATGACTGCCTAGGGTCAAACTAAACTTGGCCCTGGGGATGCATTGGGACATGGAAATCTAGCTTTTATAACCACATGAAAGCCAATTTAATGGTAAAAAAGGTATATGTTACTGTCAAAAGGAGCACAGATGCAATTGGATGCAACCCTGTATTCATGTGtctcaaacttcaaatcttATATAGCCATGCTTTGTCAATAATATTCCTAACATTTGGTGAATTAAGAATCAACATTTTGTTAGTAAGAAATGCATACCCTATCACAAATTAATTGGAAAATAACATCCATACCAATCCTTGATCAATACAGGTCTGGAATTGCATAATCCTTTTCTCGACTTCAACAACAAGAAGTCTCCTTTGAAGACGAGCAATCCTTCCTTTACCTTCTGCGCCTTTGTCCTGTTTATCAGAAATAACATGTGATTGAATGACACCTTACATTAAAAAGATTTAATGCAAACCACAGCTCAACATGACGTATAGGAACAAAATTAGCATAGTCCAAATTTAAGAAAATGCTCATTGGCCATCACCTGCAGAATCCATGTTCTTACTAGCATGAGCAGAAGAAGGGAAAGAAAAAAGGCAGGCAGAGCAGCCAGAATagcaaaatttatttcatttgccCTGAGAATCTGATTCAGTTCAAGCATTGCCCTGCACAACAGCACAATCACATTAGATAGCTCCAGCACCAGGAAAAAATGACacagtttttttcaaaataaatccTCATGTGGTAGGAATTATCTGACTCACGTCTCCAGGTCGAGTTTTAGCTTTTGAATCTGCAAAAAGCAAAAGGACCATaagcaaaaagaacacaaaataatttgaaGTATGTGTAACAAACGACACCTGAATAAGCATGGCACGAGCAAGCTCCCCACTGAGAAGATTTTGAAGCGGATGCATCACCTCCTTCTCATATCTGCATTGCGTGTGTTACATTACCAAGAGTGCATAAACCAAAAATGCATTAGGGATCAAAAAATCAATGATTAACCAATAATTAGTAACAGATGATCATGTATCAAGTAGAGTAATGAATTGCATGCGGAAGAACTGAGAAATATATCCAATATCATTATTAGTTTAATGCCGGTGTGTAGAGCATCCACTTGTCCACATGGATAATAAACATACAACATCTTCACAATGGAAAAAATGGATTTTACCTGGACATCACAATTTCTAGGAGTTCCTGGTCTGCTATGTTCTCTGGTAGCTTTTGACCTTTTGTTTGCTCACCAAAGGCCAACAGCATCCTGCAATTAGCTTTATTGAATTCCAAACTGAGAAAAtctaaaatcaattaaaattaaatttgaattgcAGAAAACTTCATTAAATATAGCACTTTTAACTCCAAGGTAACAgtaaaatcaataattatttgTAAATAGGGCAACTACATCGATTTCCACACGGCTGCTATATATGGTCTTAAAATTTATGGAGTTTGGGCAGTCAAAAAAACCATGCCTTTTCAACttatcatccatttttttttctctctttatgaGAAGTGATAAATTAAGTGCCCTATGGAATGTGACAATCCCCATCCAAAGTAATTGAGGTGGTTGGTTTTCCATGGTTTATATTGACACGCACTCAATAACAATATGGAAACTCAGGCACTCTTATATCTCCCACTGCCTTAAAGTTAAGCAAATTTTGgatcattttttcttttcaggcTGATCCAATTGGACCTAGTGTATGTTGCATCAGAATCAAGACAGGATTTGGGGTATGAAGTCAATTAAGCAATGGCTCATACTCCAGTGAGCAACAGGACAATCCAGCAGCACCACCCATGCAGTCTACCAGCTGAGAAGCATATCATCCAAGAAATTGTACTGCAGACACAGAGCCCCTATCACATTTGATGCAACTAGAAAGCAGATTCTCCCTCTCTTTCCTTGAAATTGGTGGTAATAACTTAATGTCAAGGTAAATCATTAGAAAGCAATCACAAttgtacattttcttttcagtatATATTTAAAGGCTATTTAGATAAACAAATGGCATATTACAGTCTGCATAAATTATCATCATAGAAACCAGACTAACTAAAGGTAAATtaggaaataaaaattcaagaGGTTTGTCTGTCTGTTAGTTTTCTTCCCCTTATGCTGTATTTAACCATAAAGGTGCAAATTTGGGTCATAAATATCCACATTTAAGCAATGACAGGGAGGGACCAAGGAAGTGTGATGACCATAacaaggtattttaaaaataaaaataagaataaatcaaaTGGGATAAAAAGAGGTTAACCTGTGGAGAGAATTTGCAGTCAACTGCACCTCTTCAACTTCCATGACACCCTTGTGCCTCCTTCTAAAAGTCTCAAATAGCTCATCTCTGATTGCTAGGAGCTTGAAATTGACAGATTTAAGTTATGTAAACATAGATTATTTTACCATCAGTTCTATCTGTGAAATcagtatttaaaaattatttagaatgGTAAGGAACTTCCGcgcaaaaaaaaacaagcaataaAACTTGATCATGAACTCTCAACAAACATTCATCAATAACAATGTCAATGTGCAGAAAGATAGGATACATGAGAAAGAGaactaaaattttcatatataacaCATCAAGTTCTAGTAAAAAGAAAGCTGCTGATTAATGAGATTATGAGATTTGCAAAATCTAGGAACTATGTTTAATTCCTGAAACACATATGCAAGCATGACATTTCTCTAACAATATTCAGTCTTATCAAAGGCAGCTCCatcataaaaaattgaaaaaataaaagcacCTAGAAACATGAAAGTATCCTGTTCCACACTAATAACAATGGTAGGTAATGAGTAATCGAGAttgttaagaaaaatatattttaaaaaagcagCAAAATCTAACAGAAGTAGAACTCTTACTGGTTGCTCCACATGGTCATTCCAAAATCCAGCTGTTGATTCCTTTGTCTCACGGATCCAATTGTCAATATCAGAACTTCCCATCAAACTACTATGGCGTAAGAGCCATGCTGAACATATAGACAAGCCAACAGCTCCACATGTATACCGTAACCAGTATAAAGTCAGTTTCCCCGGCTTCTGACTGTGAGAGAGCTAATAATCACAGAAAACAATATTCCTCAATAATTGAATTTTGAAAGATTGCAGcaaaatcaaatgataaaagAAGGTCATGTCACAAAATACATAAGAACTCCATGCTATAATGCATGAAAATGAATTGATTCAGCACCCTTATCTTATTGCAAACTGCAGCCTGTGAAGGCCAGCTGAAAGACGAGTTGTGGCTTAATGGATTCTTCAAATTTACTAATAAACTATAACAATAGAGATATGCAGCTAGAATAGCATGAAATCTGAATCTTGCACATTTACATTAAGTACTATAACATTCAAGCAGATGTGCTGTCTGTGGTGTTGTAGTCATAAACTACAGCTTAAGAGTTTTATGATGTCCAAATCCATGCACAATCAATTATTTCTCACCACTAGGTTAACATGAAATATGCAATTTAGCATTTTATGAATTTGAACCTTATTTGAACTCTGATTAAAGTATCTTGTATTCTTGCATTTGCAAGTGCAAGTAACTATAGTTGATTCATGCCTTAACTTCAACTTGCTACATAAAGTGACCTGAAAATCATCACTGCTTGCAAGAACTTGTCATGGATAACTTGTAAGCAGCAACTGCTTTTGTGTTTATCTCCACCCTAGTCAGTAGTTCAGTAAATGTCACAATACAGATCACACATACATAATTGTCATACAACATAACATATTGCCTAGCAAAATGCAATAAAACTAACAGAAAGTGTCACAAAGATACATAGGAGAAGCTCAGAAGCCCACTTACCACAAAAGAAAGATATGCATCtaatttttgaagattttgatAGATCATGTTTGTAGCATCCCTTATCTCAGTATCAGTCCACTGTGAAAATTCTTCATCTACATCCGGTAATTTTTCGAAAACAACTGCACATGATTTATCTCCATCCTTAGAGAAGGAACTATCACTCTGGAGCACCAAATAAAGTATTCAAAAGTTATAGTTATGgttaatgtaaaatataaatattattttacttcTCTGAAATATTGCAATGGTTACCAAGAAAAATTAGATGAAACATCTTAAACTCTGCAGAGAGTCATGGCACACAACCTTGTAAATTTCTGGTGGATGGCTAATTGAAGCTTCTAATTTTGAAAACAGTCGGTTGATGGCAATCAATAGTGAGGGTAATGACTTCTCTGAATTCTCAGCCAGCACATCCTTATATTTGTTAACCTCCAAATAAACCTACAAAAACCAGCAACATGACGGTGAATGTAGTATAGAAGATTTAAGAGATAATTAGGAAATTCACTAAAATTCAGactttaacaaaaaaaagatgCTAGAATCCCAGTAAAAGAAATGTTAACAAAAAGATGCTTCTGATCCATAAACAGTAACAATAAATCTAGTAAACCTTCAAATAAAGGTGACATGCATATTTAGGTAACCATGCAGTAATAGAAGCCTTgcaagacaaaataaaatagcatTTATGCAACATGAATTACAAGTACATAGGATCGCACATACCTCTGCAAGAAAATTAGCTAGACAACATTGTAAACTAGTCAATATAGATATTCTTTGCGATATAGTCTCTGCCGCCGAATGATACACATGTGGGATTGGAGAGCCACTTGTTCTCAAGGTGCTCAACATCTTGCATGTCTCATTAACCAAGGCCTTGGGACCTCTTCTAAAAATCATGAAGCAAACTTTCTGCGTCTTTGTTCCCTGCAAAAGCAGAACCAATTCAAACACTTCTGGAACACATTCCACATGAACCACACATAATTGGCATGACATCAAGTAATCATAGCAAACATCATAAGTCACAGAAACCTCTGCAAGAGACTGCCAGAACAGCAAACTCTTGTGAATAACATGCAAACTCGATAAGCTGTGTTCCATGATATCTTCCAATACAATAAAAGCTTTCGACTCTTCAGATGCAATCCTGTAAAAAATGTACAACAAAACAAACTTTGAAAGCGTTCCAAATAGGAAAGCACAACAGGCTCAAATCAAAACTTGTTACAGTACTAATGACAACTCAAACAATATACAACTCAGGAAAATGAAAGCACATTTATTGACGTGCCAGGGCGTAGAATCATATATTAAACTCCAGACACAATATATGTAGTCTGCTATGAAACAATATGCGAGAAATACCAAGAAGATAACATAGTATAAACATTACATCTGATTTCATATATCTAGTGACAAGCTTCGATCATTTCATTCAATTCGAGACATGGCGAatgaattttgagatttaatggTTACTGACAAACAGTTATAAGAAATCTTCAGAACGTATTACAATCAAATAATACTTCAACAAAAATGCAACAGTTGAATCATCAACAAATTCGAGAACAATGAGCG contains:
- the LOC120250185 gene encoding protein DGS1, mitochondrial gives rise to the protein MASSPPEIPSEEPTGAKALIHSYSNRIWRSLLGFFPSPDSSFLAKISNLYPRSQSSRSRPLRSGLPLPLHANAVRSHLIASEESKAFIVLEDIMEHSLSSLHVIHKSLLFWQSLAEGTKTQKVCFMIFRRGPKALVNETCKMLSTLRTSGSPIPHVYHSAAETISQRISILTSLQCCLANFLAEVYLEVNKYKDVLAENSEKSLPSLLIAINRLFSKLEASISHPPEIYKSDSSFSKDGDKSCAVVFEKLPDVDEEFSQWTDTEIRDATNMIYQNLQKLDAYLSFVLSHSQKPGKLTLYWLRYTCGAVGLSICSAWLLRHSSLMGSSDIDNWIRETKESTAGFWNDHVEQPLLAIRDELFETFRRRHKGVMEVEEVQLTANSLHRMLLAFGEQTKGQKLPENIADQELLEIVMSRYEKEVMHPLQNLLSGELARAMLIQIQKLKLDLETAMLELNQILRANEINFAILAALPAFFLSLLLLMLVRTWILQDKGAEGKGRIARLQRRLLVVEVEKRIMQFQTCIDQGLVEESKCMFGLLLYSLDRLFKAVERHAKETGEWLSLRQDIVDLAKPELKTEYKLAVTSRLGGMYDCLLPSSKRR